The Elusimicrobiota bacterium genome contains the following window.
AAGGGTGGGACGTCGTTTACGCCTATGACGGCGCGGACGGCCTCGCGCAGGCCCGGAAGTTCAAGCCCGACCTTATCCTCCTCGACATGATGCTCCCGGGCCTCAACGGCCTCGAGGTCATCAAGGCGCTCAAGGAGAACGAGGCGACCCGCGCGATACCCGTCGTCGTCATGACGGCCTACCCCTCCGACGCCCAATTCCTGAAGAGCGCCGTCATCGCGATGGGCGCCGTCGAATACCTCGCCAAGCCCGTCCACATCGAGGAGCT
Protein-coding sequences here:
- a CDS encoding response regulator translates to MPRILSVEDDVDLQQVITYALAKKGWDVVYAYDGADGLAQARKFKPDLILLDMMLPGLNGLEVIKALKENEATRAIPVVVMTAYPSDAQFLKSAVIAMGAVEYLAKPVHIEELVKTIERLIPQN